ACACGACTACCTGAAATGTAACCAACAACAAAACACCTGATCAATGATATTTATTGATGATTCAAGTACAGTacccataataataataatcttatacAGGATGAAACCATGGTAATAACGGAAACTTTGAAAATTTAGAAGAAATGATCGACTTTTCTTGTTTCCGCTATTGTATTTATTAATTCTTCACAAGGTTTCGCCTATCTTAACTTCAAATCCTAATTCCACTACAGCTCATTCCCCAACATATGGAGTAGTTCCTTTTAATGATCTCGCATAAATTTGTATAAAAAGTACTCCGCAATTGAGCATGAACCACAGAGCAAGAGCAATATATTCAATCGAAACTCGAAAGGCAGATATAAGTAAAACGACTTCTCCTTGAACTGAGTTTAACGATGTCAcagtttttttatgtttttcatgcTTGCGATCACATATTTTTTTTAGATATTAGGGTTTGTAGGCTTTCGCTTGATAAAAGAGTTATATTAGGTTAGAGTTCGGTTCGAATTAAATAAGTCTGGTTTTGATTAGACCACTAGTTTTAtgacccgtgcaatgcacggaatgtttatagtttttatataatGAATTTGAGCATTGATACTATGATACAAGAATAATTCTTGTACAGTCGGTTACTTTACTCAATTACCCCAGCTATTTTTTCTATGAAAGTAAAATATTATCCATATTGACATGATGAGGAAAAGGAAGTATAAGCAATAGAGAAGATCGTGTTGAAGGCTCGAAGGGTGAGTATCAGAGCTACAATAAACAATAGTCAGTGACTACCACACACAAATTAAGCTCACGTGTTAAATCAGTTATAGTTCAACCAATACAAATAAACATACAATCTAGTAGCAGTTCCaagactatacaactggatgtacaatgCTATTGTACATTCAGGGGTAATTTAGTATTTTTCAATTACTTTTgacaaaaaagaaacaaaaaaaaaaaacaagagtaACGTAATCTTAATCCCTCTTCTCTCTCTAACTGCTTCCACATTTTTCCAACTCCTCCCCATCCTCCATCTCCAGTAAATGAATCATTTTCTTCCTAAAATTGTTATATCAACAATTATATCTCTCTTTCTTCAATCAAAATCGGTAAGGATTTAATAAATTTTTATCATCAATGGCGGATGAAGCTTCGATGGCGGATGAAACTTCAATTGTATCGTCATTAATTGAAGATGGAACTTCGAAGGAGCATGAAACTTTAATGGAAACTGAAACATTTAACTCTGATTCAATGGTGTTGGAAAGACAAATAGATATTACATCTCCCTGTCAAGTTAAATttattagctcgtattctttttataaaagctcgtatttttaagcgattaatttgtgttcttgtattgttttaacaatagctcgtattcttatcttagtAAGTCGTATTCTTATCTGCTTGTTTTTTTAAGCTCGTGTTCTTTTAGTAATAGCTCGTATTTTTAAGCGATTAATATGTTATCAAACTTTAGCGTCTTACAAGTCTGGTTTAATACTTTAAGCTCGATAAGTGTCTCAATTAGCTCGTGTTCTCGTATTATTTTAACATTAGCTCTTATTCTTGTTAcgatagctcgtattcttatgtgcttgtATTTTAAGCTCGTGTTCTATTTATAAAAGCTCATATTTTTAAGCGCTTAATTTGTGTTCTCGTATTATTTTAAccttagctcgtattcttattacaatagctcgtattcttatgtgcttgtATTTGAAGCTCGTGTTCTATTTATAAAAGCTCGTATTTTTAAGCGTTTAATTTGTGTTCTCGCATTATTTAATATTAGCTCGTATTCGTATtacaatagctcgtattcttatgtgcttgtATTTTAAGCTCGTGTTCTATTTATAAAAGCTCGTTTTTTAAGCGCTTAATTTGTGTTCTCGTATTATTTtaacattagctcgtattcttattccAATAGCTAGTATTCTTATGTGCTTGTATTTTAAGCTCGTGTTCTATTTATGAAAGCTCGTATTTTTTAGCGCTTAATATATCACCAAATTTTAGCGTCATACAAATCTGGTTCAATATTTTAAGCTCGAGAAGTGTTTCAATTAGCTCGTGTTCTCGTATTTTTTCTTACATTAGCTCATATTATATTCTTGTtacaatagctcgtattcttaagTCATGGTATTTTAAAACTTCTGTTCTTTTAGTAATAGCTCGTATTTTTAAGTGCTTAAATTGTGTTCTCGTATTATTTTTACATGAACTCTTACAAATCCGGTTTAATATTTGTAGCATGGGTTGAATGTGTATTTGATATGCTTCTAGGTACCAAAGATGCATGGGTTGAAGCTGAACAATCAGAATTGATTGGACTTAAAGTTGATTCCGAGAATGATGCTTATGAAGCTTATCGTAGATATTCATTTATTAAGTGCTTTGGTATCAGACATTCTAATTTGAGGAAAACTAACAAATGTGATGTTATTGGGAGAGAGTTTTGTTGTTTTGAACAGGGTACTAAGGCCAAGAAGGGAGTTGTGGGTAAAAACTATACAAAGTTGGATCGGAGGACTCATCATTATAAGGCAATGGTGCATTTTAAAATTATTGATGGTAAATATGAGTGTGTACGACATGATATGATTCATAATCATGAGTTTTGTCATCCTAATGAAGTTCACCATTTAAGATGTCACAGAAAGGTTGATTCTATTTCAGTTAAATAACTTTTGCATTTGCGAAGCAGTGGTATTCGTTTAGTTGATGGGGTGAGGTCATTGGCAAAGGAGGCGGGGGGTTCTGCTGTAGTTGGTTTTGAATATGGTGATGCTGCGACTGCTATAAAAAAGGCAGGGAAAAAGAAGTTTGATGTTACAGATTGCAATACTCTTATAAATATTTTGAAGCAGAGGGCCGCAAGTGAGGAGGATTTTTATTACGATTTCGAGTTGGATGAGAATAATGCTTTAGTAAGTGTATTTTTTAGGGATAAGATAATGAGGCAGGATTATGAAGCTTATTATGAGCTTCTTGGAAATGATGGAACCTATTGTACGAATAAATACGATATGATTTGTGCGCCATTTGTTGGGATTAACAATCATACTCGAATTTGTTTGTTCGGCATAGGGTTTATGTTGAATGAGCGCACTGAGTCGTTTGAGTGGTTGTATGGTACTTTCTTGAAGTCAATGGGAGGTATTCAGCCCAAAACTATTATGACGGATCAATCTAAAGCAATGTCAAATGCTATTAAAGTGTGTTTTCCACATTCAAAGCATAGATTATGCGTGTGGCATTTGTTCAAGAATTCAGCTGCTCATCTTGGACGGTTAAAAGAGAGCCTTGGTTTTAACAAGTTGTTCAGTCGTATCTTGAAAAGATGTCATACTGAAGAAGAATTAAATCATTGTTGGAATAGGTACTtacaatagctcgtattcttattacAAAAGCTCGTATTCTTATCAATAGGTTTATAATAATCAGGGGCGGCCCAATAGTTGTGCCATTCGGTCCTCAGCACAGGGGCCCAAGAAGAAATAGGGCCTCGAAATTTAAGCCCAATCTATTACATTAAAAATGAAAATGACTGGCCTTTTTCCTCTTTACAGACTACTTCCTAATCCGTATAAGTCAACATACAAGTATACAACTATGCTTGTCTACAGTTTACACACTAGACCATCTTTACTTCCCCCCCCAAATACACGTGCATCAAcagatttttttttccttttccttaTTTTTAAGTAGACCATAGGCTTCAAAGAATTACACTCTTTCACCTTTTTGGTTCTTTTGTTATTTACGGCGACTACGATATTCATCTTTCAACTTTTTAACTATATTTATaccttatatttatttattattgtgtaAAATGGTTTCATTATGTAAAATAACAATTTATTTATTACAAATAAATTAATAGTTATTTATAGAAGTGAACCGTCTCAcgatgtaaaaccgtcttatttaTATAATTTGTGTTTTATATATGCCTAAAATAAATCATAGCATTtcctttttttctcaaatttttattttttcgTTTACTTAGTAAAAATGTACGATGATGATCAATTAGCTCGATGAAAAGTGATTAATAATTTACGTTTAGGACCTTAACTAAATGGCGATTAATAATTTTGGGGCCTCAATTTAATATTCGGAACAGGGCCTCCGAAATTCACGGGCCGCCCCTGATAATAATGTTCGTAATCTTTATGCGATATACATACAATTCCCTAAGCGTGTAATACATATACTTTATGAACAATATCGTCTAAATTGATTCCTGAAAATTACTTACACTTGAGACAATTAAAGGATTCTTTTCAACGAACCCACAACCAAAACCACCTCTTTTTTCGCCCTTCTTCCGTCTCTTGTTCAGATCTTCGGTAGCCCAACCAATAAGTATAGGGCTAGTTCTGTCCACATCCCTTCTCGAATCGACAACGGTGTCCACAAAGTGTAGCTGCACATATAAATGAAGTTTAAAAGCTTAAACTTTTACTATAGATGGGGTTTGTACACAATTACCTATATGAGTTACTATGTAGATAAAATGAGCTAATAATCAAAGAAAATGAGCTAATACACAAAGAAAGTGAGCTATTATACACAAAAAAGTTAAACACAGAAAAAATGAGCTAGTAACGAAAGAAAATGAGCTAATACACAAAGATGATGAgctaatttacaaaaaaaaagtaaacagaGAAAAATGAGCTAATAACCAAAGAAAATGAGCTAATAAACAAAGAAAGTGAGCTAATATACAAATATAGTGAgctaattttcaaaaaaaaagtgAACAGAGAAAAAATGAGCTAATAACCAAAGAAAATGAGCTAATAACCAAAGAAAATGAGCTAATACACAAAGATACTGAgctaatttacaaaaaaaataaacaaagaaaaaatgAGCTAATAACCAAAGCAAATGAGCTAATACACAAAGTAAGTGAGCTAATATACAAAAAAAGCAGACAGAAAAAAAATGAtctaaaaatgaaagaaagtgaGCTAATAGACAAACAAAATCAGCTAATACACAATGAAAGTGAATAAAGAAGCTAATACACAAGGAAAGTGAACAGAGACAAAGTAATACTGTTTATTACAATGCAACATAAATAAAATGATATAATATAAATGTAACTCACCGTAAGAAATAATAGAGGACCACGGAATTGCTTTTTGGGAGACCAATTTTCTCTTGTCTTCAACAATTTATCATGGACGAACTCGCACCAGTCTAGCTCGTCCAATTTATCTAAGTTGACTACCCACGGAAATGCATCTACATACACATGTTCATTCCCGTAAGAACATATCACAGCTGATATGATAAACAATAAAATGTTCCTCTTGAACATTGGTCCCCCATCTTGCTTATGATTTTCTATGTATTTTCCTAGCACACTCATCTTCACCAATTTTCCTCTGGCATCATTACCAAATTGATCTATCCACTCTTTTAAAACCGGTTGCATCTCCTCAACTGAATACTTTGGTACAATACCTCCATTTGGAAGACCCAATACTCTTTGAACGTCGTTCTTTGGAGACATCAATTGTCTCTCCACTATCCAACCTCAATTTTCGGTTTCTGTCATTGTAATTCTGGACAATATAGTGAGCTAAGGCAGTCAGAATTTTGGTCACTCTTTGTTCGGCGAAATGTTTGAAAGGTGTAGCCAATAAACTTTCCTTCTGAATTGGACATAAAATATTTATGAGCTTCGCTACTTTTGTTGGGGACATCCTTTTCTTCAAACAAGGGACATCGAAAATAATTTccaaatcatcatcatcatcttcttcttcttcttcttctttgtcttttttttgctttttcgaAGGTCTAAGAAAGAGAATACGAAAATCAATAAGGATCCCACACATCCTTTTCTATTTAAGAAATACTTTATTGAAAAATCTTACACATTCAAACTTGTAGATATCATTTAGAAGGCAATGCGAGTAAAGCCGGATTCAAAATAAAACATGTTAACAGCAAAAGATATAATATAGAACAATGCCACAGAACAATGGCACAGTATTGGGTCCTCCAAATGGAGTAAGATGTTCAATTGCAAAAGATTACTACCAAAGTATTGCAAAAGACTCTGTGAACGTCTTACTTCAGTCAACCATCAACAAAATTGTTCATTTGAACCTCCATTTGGAGGACCCAAGGCCCTAAGCGTCCCACTTCAGTCATAAAATTCATAACAATGGAATAGCTAATCATCAACTAGATATTTTCGAAATTGGGATGCATGTGCGACGGTCTTTGCTGAGACAATTGAAGGATTAAATGATGACAGATTTttgtgttctttattgttttagaATCGTCGGACTCCGAATTTTGTGAATATAATCAGCGAAGTGGTCAAGGGTGATCGGATGTGGTACGAAAATGGTCAAGAACAGGCCCTGCTTGTACTACTTTGTTTTCACAAAAGAAGTCGAGCTATATACAAACTACTCGAGCTAATGATAAAGAAAATGAGCTAAATTACAAAAAAAGTTGAAAAtcttcaaaaataaaacaaatattaaTGATGACGGGCATGCATTCTGATGGTTACATACTGCCTTCGTTTCCTAAATAATTCTATTGATACTTTCGAGATTGGGATGCTTATGTGCGACGGTCTTTGCTGAGAGAATTGAAGGATCAAATGATGACGGATTTTTGTGTTCTTTAGTGTTTTGGAATCGTTGGACTCCCAATTTTGTGAATATAGTCAGATAGGTGGTCAAGGGTGGTCGGTGGTCAAGAACAGGTGCTGCTCGTAATACTTTGTTTTCACAAAACATGGGGTGTTTTATTCGAATGTTTCTGTTTCGACTTGAGGGATTGTTTATCGTGTGATGAATCTTATAAAAAACTAACGGGCAAATGATCAAATAGTCTGGGAACTGAAATAATAAAATTAGGTTTCGAACAAAATCAAATCGAAACAGAAAAAATAACGGGCAAAACGCAAAATATTggaattaaataggaaataaaCGAATTTTGATAAtatacataaatcacaaaattaggGTTATGATTGGTGTAGAAGTTTACCTCAAAGTACTACTGTTCGATGCATTTTTTCTTCTTGATACCGATGTAAATTGCTTCTCAGTCACCGAAACATTGTTCGATGCATTTTTTCTCCTCGATGATGTTACCAATTGCTTTCCTTCAACCATTTTAGAATTAAAATTAGGGGAAAGGGAGGTTTGTTGTGAGTGTCGTTCAACAGAGAATTAAAGAAAGAAGGTTAAGGGTTTAAAAATGTCGATGataagtagattttttttttctattgaGCTATAGGTAGTTAATTATATATTATATGGGCCTGATGTACCATGCTTCCTGTACAACAAGATGTATGATCTTATTTGTGATCTAGTAGTACATTTGCAATAAACTTATAAATACGCCATTTCCTCAAAATTTCCCGTGTTGTAAGCCATTGAAATCAAAACCATCTTCCATTCTTCCTACCACTGAATAGGAGCAATATTAAGTGATTAATAATCAATTTACCCTAATTTATTTTTTTGTCAATTACCTTGTTTAGCCTAATTTCAATCaaccaattttttttaaaaaaaaacaacagGAATAATTTAATTGTTAAGGAGCACCTGAAAATAATGTTTGCACCCATTTTCTTACAATTATCATGTACTATGAGGAAGTAATTCCAGCTAGACAAAGGGAGTAACTACCCTTAAGATTTAATAATTATTCACACATACCCAATATGATGCCTAATTGttcgttttatttttattttgggtaCTTACACACAGTCATGTACACAAAAATAGAAGCTTACCTTACAACGAAATTATGTGGTACTCCATTTTTTTCTAGTCTTAAAATCAAATTAAGCAAACATATTTGTTGGAGTTAGTGCTTCAAAAGAAGCAAATTGTAATTCCCAATTTATTCATGGGATAGTTTTCCAAATTGATTGTGCATTCTCCCATACTTGATTTATGAGATTTTCCACATTGATTGTGTAGTATCCTAAAATTACCATTTTACGATACTAACTTTGTGATTTACCATACCCATTGTCCCATTTCACTACTATATAAACTCATCCCTACCATACAAAAAAGACACAACAATGATTTTCTCTTGTATTTCTCTCTAAATATTTCTCTTGTGCTAAGCTGATATTTGGCAACGTTCCTGAAGAGTCAAGGACGAGAACACCTAAGAGAGGGAAGGGGTGAATTAGATGTCCAATTAAAATTTTTAAGCTTGAATTAAGCTTCTTTGAAATATAGGACAATAGACTAAGCTGATATGGACAATACTTTAAATGTTAAAGGTGTTTATACTTAGAACTATTTGAGTTAGAAGTATATACACACGAATTCAGCTCAGTATATGTCACAGTAAAGTCGACTGTTGCACAGACCagaaaagtatgaatgaaagaGTATTTTTCTTCAACTTAGCAATGAAGATATAAAGTAAATACTTTTTTTTAAGTTGAATACTCTTAGCAATGAAAATCTTAAATGAATTCCTTTTAAGTTGAAAACTTGAGATACTTAATCGTTTTAAGTTCACAAGATTGAATCAATCAGATGGTCTGAGACACACTATTGAACACTGTGACACAGACAGATTGCGAGATAAACAAGATATAAATAAGGAGAacaaacgtaaaagtaaatgaacaaacaagacgatgttttttaaaaattggttcagcctctactccgaggcatacgtccaaccgttattttattgcttgtttagaaatttactcaaacaactaaacctcttacaatgaaaataactcgccaacctactccgattgcacttgcttgaagctactccgcttcaagactttcacttgctcaaagctactccgcttcaagacttaagttctatctcacaggtttacagagtctttgaatctcaatcgttcacttaatgaacatggagattacaattaagacctaaacaagagaatcatggaacaaactcagaTGCCACAAAGTCAAAATGAATCGATACATGGAGATTTACAGcccttttgaaaaacgtttgaagacttttaaaatagaaaacaattttgcaaataagttgaagaacaagagCTGATGTTTTGTAAAGTGTTTTAACAATTAATGCTCATAAAAGTCTTAGGTGATAAATGATGCAAAGGCaccctatttatagtggatttgatcatctaagtagtacaacttaggttaattaaatccaatattaaatagatagcctttgagtgatggtaagtgttaggctATAGGCTTGGAGCACAGGTATCAGAAAACTCTTcccaaaacactcaacatgtgacattttaccaaaatggcaaaaagcatttctaactttaaaactttgacaagttcaacttaccattttagtaaaaggtaaaTGCACAAATTTAGAGGATTAATCAATGTGGATTTATGACTTAAACTTTCATATTTAAAACTTCAAcacatttgacaaatgacaacttaccacaaatggaagagtgctttagtacttgactaaatcaactttccgtttatgtaaaagtagatgcacaactttagaggagtcacatgtgagttttgcaaattgatttttttcagatttgttttcaaattgggataattcaaatgtaaaatatttgagaatatgaaatttgCAAAGATTTTGACACTTAAACATTTCGAATAAAAGTccctccatacggtagtatcagaaaccacagtgcagtgcactgttgcatggttttgcagccacttgacgtaaatgagaatgttacacttactcttatactccctcccatccagaccaaaggttacagttgctttttggcactattcatgatcGTAGGGAATCTTTGTTATTATTCTTAatgtataagacaaaatatagtcatgtgagatcttatttgatttatcgtcatgaatgctataagaatatcaaatttttataatttttaataatgtgtaactaaagatatgcacgttacaaaacatgcctcgacaagtgtgataaagcaactgtaacctttggtctggatgggaggaaGTATTTTTCGACTGATGCTAGGATCATATCATTTTCTTGACTTCTTGttgacttcatcttgatcatgttaagccatctttgagagtccatttgattgcttcaatcactaagcatttgtaat
This sequence is a window from Silene latifolia isolate original U9 population chromosome 8, ASM4854445v1, whole genome shotgun sequence. Protein-coding genes within it:
- the LOC141595495 gene encoding protein FAR1-RELATED SEQUENCE 5-like, yielding MADEASMADETSIVSSLIEDGTSKEHETLMETETFNSDSMVLERQIDITSPCTKDAWVEAEQSELIGLKVDSENDAYEAYRRYSFIKCFGIRHSNLRKTNKCDVIGREFCCFEQGTKAKKGVVGKNYTKLDRRTHHYKAMVHFKIIDGKYDGIRLVDGVRSLAKEAGGSAVVGFEYGDAATAIKKAGKKKFDVTDCNTLINILKQRAASEEDFYYDFELDENNALVSVFFRDKIMRQDYEAYYELLGNDGTYCTNKYDMICAPFVGINNHTRICLFGIGFMLNERTESFEWLYGTFLKSMGGIQPKTIMTDQSKAMSNAIKVCFPHSKHRLCVWHLFKNSAAHLGRLKESLGFNKLFSRILKRCHTEEELNHCWNRYLQ